One window of the Candidatus Tisiphia endosymbiont of Sialis lutaria genome contains the following:
- a CDS encoding 3'(2'),5'-bisphosphate nucleotidase CysQ: MIVNLIRSLKSLITDAGRIALMTRDLGLIVCYKDDNSPVTNADKEISDFIYNGLTKLTPNIPVICEEREPVALNKEHFWLIDPIDGTKSYVKGEDTYTVNIALIKNGMPVIGFIYQPSIQKLHYTDVNNILRVEQNDVAVSFDVLPRNHYSAVVSSRCSNSEIKKFLEKHLITEIVSIPSSIKLCLIAEGKADIYPKFGTTMEWDIAAGHALIKANGGNVVDLDGNELVYQKKNFQNPHFYAYSRYFPILTSL; encoded by the coding sequence ATGATAGTTAATTTAATTAGATCGTTAAAAAGTTTAATTACCGATGCTGGAAGAATTGCTCTAATGACAAGAGATTTAGGGCTAATAGTTTGTTATAAAGATGATAATTCACCTGTAACAAATGCTGATAAAGAAATTAGTGATTTTATATATAATGGTTTAACAAAGTTAACACCAAATATTCCTGTAATTTGTGAAGAGAGAGAGCCAGTTGCTTTAAATAAAGAGCATTTTTGGTTGATTGATCCGATTGATGGGACAAAAAGTTATGTCAAAGGTGAGGATACATATACAGTAAATATTGCCTTGATAAAAAATGGTATGCCTGTTATTGGCTTTATCTATCAACCATCCATACAGAAATTACATTATACAGATGTTAATAATATTTTGCGAGTTGAACAAAATGATGTGGCAGTAAGTTTTGACGTCTTACCTAGAAATCATTATAGTGCTGTTGTTAGCTCACGCTGTTCCAATTCAGAGATTAAGAAATTTTTAGAAAAACATTTAATTACCGAAATAGTTAGCATACCAAGCTCTATTAAATTATGTTTAATAGCAGAAGGGAAAGCCGATATTTACCCCAAATTTGGGACAACTATGGAATGGGATATCGCAGCAGGTCATGCACTAATTAAAGCTAATGGTGGAAATGTTGTTGATCTAGATGGCAATGAATTAGTTTATCAAAAGAAGAATTTCCAGAACCCTCATTTCTATGCTTATAGTCGATATTTCCCTATTCTTACTTCATTGTAA
- a CDS encoding DUF2608 domain-containing protein, whose product MTIKNNLLLKLLDLLHKSKLLLILVMLPYTSYAIIIPTYSIDSVTVKNLFEKINGSSLVLINIDDTIVTPKSNMFRYANPYGGFIEELVALKKYRSNIDEVIAKLLLQRQVMLVEANWSKFIDKLKSSGALVFGFTKINPACRRIENYEEWQYEQLSRLGIKFTDKVNNKEILKFDETDKKSPIFYKGIIFTDALNKAQALYEFMRITNILPDNIIIFENKRSELKHIDNFLKTVDLDYYGIEYLAATELKGTPQDNIVKVQQEILLKTGKWLEDDEAKQFIENNK is encoded by the coding sequence ATGACAATAAAAAATAACCTTTTATTAAAATTGTTAGACCTCCTGCATAAGTCAAAATTATTATTAATTCTTGTTATGCTACCATATACGAGTTATGCAATAATCATTCCCACTTATTCTATAGATTCTGTTACGGTAAAAAATTTATTTGAAAAAATTAATGGATCTAGCTTAGTGCTAATCAATATTGATGATACAATAGTTACGCCTAAGTCTAATATGTTTCGTTATGCCAATCCTTATGGGGGGTTTATCGAGGAGCTTGTTGCTTTAAAAAAGTATCGTTCCAATATAGATGAAGTAATTGCTAAGTTGCTACTACAAAGACAAGTTATGTTGGTAGAAGCTAATTGGTCGAAATTTATTGATAAGCTAAAGAGTTCTGGGGCTTTGGTTTTTGGCTTTACTAAAATTAACCCAGCATGTAGAAGGATTGAAAATTATGAGGAATGGCAGTATGAGCAACTAAGTAGACTTGGTATTAAATTTACTGATAAAGTTAATAATAAAGAAATATTAAAATTTGATGAGACTGATAAAAAATCACCAATTTTTTATAAAGGCATAATATTTACTGATGCTTTAAATAAAGCTCAGGCACTATATGAGTTTATGCGTATCACAAATATTTTACCTGATAACATTATAATTTTTGAGAATAAAAGAAGTGAATTAAAACATATAGATAATTTTCTAAAGACAGTTGACCTAGATTATTATGGAATAGAATATTTAGCTGCTACAGAATTAAAGGGTACTCCACAGGATAATATAGTGAAAGTTCAACAAGAAATATTATTAAAAACAGGAAAGTGGTTAGAAGATGATGAGGCTAAGCAATTTATAGAAAATAACAAATGA